The following are encoded together in the Syntrophorhabdaceae bacterium genome:
- a CDS encoding DUF3313 domain-containing protein — MKKPIMSVILASFVFALCAVSPGHGAEKEFSGFLNDYSQLGPGPKEGAKYRYVKPGVDFTKYKKVMLDGVVFFFAEDSKYKGIDPTELKDLSDQFNQAAAKALGDAYPLVAEAGPDVLRLRVAITKLESSSPGRSVISSVIPVGIAISVVKKAATGSWTGAGKTGMEMEALDSLSNERIAAAVDERPGGKTSSFTKWGSAKEAFEFWAQRLRTVLDKVNGIEPKE, encoded by the coding sequence ATGAAAAAGCCGATAATGAGCGTTATTCTGGCATCCTTTGTTTTTGCCTTATGTGCGGTATCGCCCGGCCACGGGGCGGAGAAGGAGTTCTCCGGATTTCTGAATGACTACAGTCAGCTTGGTCCCGGTCCCAAAGAAGGGGCCAAATATCGTTACGTCAAACCCGGTGTCGATTTTACAAAGTATAAGAAGGTTATGCTCGACGGCGTGGTCTTCTTTTTTGCCGAAGATTCCAAATATAAAGGAATCGACCCCACAGAGCTTAAGGACCTTTCCGACCAGTTCAATCAGGCCGCGGCGAAGGCCCTGGGCGACGCCTATCCCTTAGTGGCCGAGGCCGGTCCCGATGTGCTCCGGTTAAGAGTGGCGATTACCAAACTCGAATCTTCGAGCCCCGGAAGAAGCGTAATCTCTTCGGTAATTCCCGTGGGCATTGCCATCAGCGTGGTGAAGAAAGCCGCCACAGGCTCATGGACGGGCGCCGGTAAAACGGGCATGGAAATGGAGGCGCTCGATTCCCTGTCAAATGAGCGGATCGCCGCCGCGGTCGATGAGAGGCCCGGAGGTAAAACGTCAAGTTTCACCAAATGGGGCTCCGCCAAAGAGGCCTTCGAGTTTTGGGCACAACGCCTAAGGACGGTTCTCGATAAGGTCAATGGGATAGAACCGAAGGAATAA
- a CDS encoding thioesterase family protein has product MTRIRLVEQKAYEFQHPLTLEPRDINYGGHLGHDSLISLLGAARVHMLSRLGLTELDLGDTRSGLIMSDLVVNYRAEAFMLDRLIIAIHADEFTRTAFRLFYRVSKEQTLIALAETGMVTFDYRSRKAVPVPRALMEGLTSKELPVSTPPG; this is encoded by the coding sequence ATGACCCGAATAAGATTGGTCGAACAGAAGGCATATGAATTTCAACATCCCCTTACGCTTGAGCCGCGGGACATCAATTATGGCGGTCACCTGGGCCACGATTCTCTCATATCGCTTTTGGGCGCCGCGCGGGTCCATATGCTTTCCCGGCTGGGATTGACCGAACTCGACCTCGGCGACACACGCTCCGGGCTCATCATGTCCGACCTTGTGGTAAATTACAGGGCGGAGGCCTTTATGCTCGATCGTCTCATCATTGCCATACACGCGGATGAATTTACCCGGACCGCCTTTCGCCTCTTTTATCGCGTCTCAAAGGAGCAGACCCTGATCGCCCTTGCTGAAACGGGCATGGTGACCTTCGATTACAGGTCACGCAAGGCCGTGCCTGTGCCCCGTGCCCTTATGGAAGGCCTCACGTCGAAAGAGTTACCGGTCTCCACTCCTCCCGGCTGA
- a CDS encoding aldehyde dehydrogenase family protein — protein MEPFFEDNFFPLPEEIPREFAGVLPLSLDHYLSGGVLHKWDGPFREVRSPVCVRTSSGLSGMPVGRYPLMTGKESLHILRSAREAFDHGRGEWPSMALTRRIEKVEGFISKMMPSKDLISRILMWEIGKTYKDSQLEFDRTVDYAKGVIEAFRKVCTSTREPITGHGIVGRIERMPLGVVLCMGPFNYPLFETFTGLIPALISGNTVIFKTPRFGTLLYQPLLEIFRDSFPAGVVNEISGEGKEVIPPLLSSGMIDGLAFIGTSTVAAYLRGLHPRTQRLRCVLGLEAKNPAIILPDADLDLTVKECITGALSFNGQRCAALKLFFVPKHRAELFLAKFSAALAAVRSGMPWQENILVTPLVEPGKPAYLAGLMGDAISRGAEIMNSGGGSSSGTFFSPALLYPVSPSMRLYHEEQFGPLIPVVPYNDLEEVLRYGAQSNYGQQASLFGADPEVLSRLAGHLMHHVSRVNINCQCQRSPDVMPFTGRKDSGEGSLSIEDAPFAFTLPSIIAARDTLAHRKIIGDFGEGAEG, from the coding sequence ATGGAACCTTTTTTCGAAGATAATTTTTTTCCTCTCCCGGAGGAGATACCCCGCGAATTTGCCGGAGTGCTTCCCCTTTCCCTCGATCATTACCTGAGCGGAGGAGTGCTCCATAAATGGGACGGGCCGTTTCGGGAGGTCCGTTCCCCCGTATGCGTCCGTACCTCGTCCGGCCTCTCGGGCATGCCGGTCGGCAGGTATCCCCTCATGACGGGAAAAGAGTCTCTCCATATACTTCGCTCGGCGCGGGAAGCCTTCGACCATGGAAGGGGAGAGTGGCCGTCAATGGCCCTTACCCGGAGAATAGAAAAGGTGGAAGGCTTCATCTCAAAGATGATGCCCTCGAAGGACCTTATAAGCCGTATTCTCATGTGGGAGATAGGTAAGACCTATAAAGATTCGCAGCTCGAATTCGACCGTACCGTCGATTATGCGAAAGGTGTGATAGAGGCATTCAGGAAGGTCTGCACCTCGACCCGGGAACCCATAACCGGGCACGGCATAGTAGGACGGATAGAACGGATGCCCCTTGGCGTGGTGCTCTGCATGGGACCCTTCAATTACCCTCTTTTTGAGACCTTCACCGGCCTTATCCCTGCGTTGATCTCCGGTAATACCGTAATTTTCAAGACTCCAAGGTTCGGGACACTCCTTTATCAGCCCCTTCTCGAGATCTTTCGCGACTCTTTTCCTGCCGGGGTGGTGAATGAGATTTCTGGCGAGGGAAAAGAAGTGATTCCCCCCCTTCTTTCCTCCGGAATGATCGACGGTCTCGCTTTTATCGGCACGAGCACCGTAGCCGCGTACCTGAGGGGTCTCCATCCGAGGACCCAGAGGCTTCGATGCGTGCTGGGACTGGAGGCCAAGAACCCCGCCATCATTCTTCCCGACGCGGACCTGGATTTGACGGTCAAGGAGTGCATTACCGGCGCCCTTTCCTTTAACGGCCAACGGTGCGCGGCCCTGAAACTCTTCTTTGTACCGAAACACAGGGCGGAACTCTTTCTCGCAAAATTCTCGGCAGCCCTTGCCGCAGTGCGGTCCGGTATGCCCTGGCAAGAAAATATCCTCGTGACGCCCCTCGTGGAACCCGGAAAGCCGGCCTATCTCGCCGGTCTCATGGGAGACGCCATCTCTCGCGGAGCGGAAATCATGAACTCCGGCGGCGGTAGTTCTTCGGGTACCTTTTTCTCGCCCGCCCTTCTTTACCCGGTGAGTCCCTCCATGAGGCTCTATCATGAAGAGCAATTCGGCCCTCTTATTCCGGTGGTGCCTTATAATGACCTGGAAGAGGTGTTGAGGTATGGGGCTCAATCAAATTACGGACAGCAAGCATCCCTTTTCGGCGCCGATCCGGAGGTACTTTCGCGCCTCGCCGGCCATCTTATGCACCACGTCTCCAGAGTCAATATTAATTGTCAGTGCCAGAGGAGCCCGGATGTGATGCCCTTTACCGGAAGAAAGGACTCCGGGGAGGGAAGTCTCTCCATTGAGGACGCGCCTTTTGCCTTTACTCTTCCCTCCATTATCGCCGCCAGAGATACCCTCGCCCATAGGAAGATCATCGGAGATTTCGGAGAGGGGGCAGAGGGGTAA
- a CDS encoding benzoate-CoA ligase family protein, which yields MIHGASAEFFNAADYFIDRNIRQGRGHKVAVYTEKRNYTYNDIQKMVNKTANALRELGVRVDDRVVLLMLDVPQFYAIFWGAIKIGAVPIPVNTMLTPEDYEYYLNDSRARVLVVSDQLVPTVVKIQGDLRYLRDLIIISETEGARIPFKQKFRHAPETIKTEFTTKDDVGFWLYSSGSTGAPKGAIHSQYDMVAAAEAFGQGVLGLTEDDILFSAARLFFAYGLGNACYFPLSVGASVVLNPGAPNPESIFHYLERFRPTVFFGIPTLYGQLLEFLEKRDKDAGIKTPDPNANHEFSSVRICTSAGEALPPDIYLRWKQRFGIEILDGIGSTEMLHIFISNRSGEVKPGSTGKPVPGYECRLVDDEGRDVPTGEIGTLLVKGASAAQQYWRKREKTRLTMQGEWINTGDKYYMDEEGYYWCAGRGDDMLKVGGIWVSPVEVENCIIEHPSVLEAAVVGHMDPKGLVKPKAFVVLKESVAPSNELEKEVKQWVLDRMAKYKYPRWVEFVKELPKSTTGKIQRYKLR from the coding sequence ATGATTCACGGGGCATCAGCAGAATTTTTTAACGCAGCGGATTACTTCATTGACAGAAATATACGCCAGGGGCGGGGACACAAGGTTGCCGTATATACCGAAAAACGTAATTATACTTACAATGACATTCAGAAGATGGTCAACAAGACCGCGAACGCCTTACGCGAGCTGGGTGTGCGCGTAGACGACCGGGTCGTCCTTCTCATGCTGGACGTTCCCCAGTTCTACGCCATATTCTGGGGCGCCATCAAGATAGGCGCGGTGCCCATTCCCGTGAATACCATGCTTACCCCCGAAGATTACGAGTATTACCTGAATGACAGCCGCGCAAGGGTGCTGGTCGTCTCCGATCAGCTCGTCCCCACGGTAGTAAAAATTCAGGGTGATTTAAGATATCTCCGCGACCTCATCATCATCTCCGAGACCGAGGGCGCGAGAATTCCTTTCAAGCAGAAGTTCAGACATGCACCGGAGACAATAAAAACCGAGTTCACCACGAAAGACGATGTCGGGTTCTGGCTTTACAGCTCAGGCTCAACGGGTGCGCCTAAGGGTGCGATCCATTCCCAGTATGACATGGTGGCAGCGGCTGAAGCGTTTGGTCAGGGCGTGTTGGGACTTACCGAGGACGACATTCTATTTTCCGCAGCAAGACTTTTCTTTGCATACGGGCTCGGGAACGCATGTTACTTCCCTCTGTCCGTTGGCGCATCGGTAGTACTCAACCCAGGGGCGCCCAATCCGGAGAGTATATTTCACTATCTGGAGCGTTTCCGACCTACTGTCTTCTTCGGTATACCCACGCTTTACGGCCAATTGCTCGAGTTTCTCGAGAAGCGCGACAAAGATGCGGGGATCAAGACTCCCGACCCCAACGCAAATCATGAGTTCTCGTCAGTCCGTATTTGCACGTCCGCAGGCGAAGCGCTGCCGCCCGACATCTATCTTCGCTGGAAACAGCGGTTCGGCATCGAAATACTCGATGGCATAGGCTCGACCGAAATGCTCCACATTTTTATCTCCAACCGTTCGGGCGAAGTAAAACCGGGCTCAACCGGAAAACCTGTTCCCGGTTACGAATGCAGACTTGTCGATGACGAAGGGCGCGACGTGCCCACGGGCGAGATCGGGACGCTGCTCGTCAAGGGTGCAAGTGCGGCACAGCAGTACTGGAGAAAGAGGGAGAAGACCCGTCTTACCATGCAGGGCGAATGGATCAACACGGGCGATAAGTATTATATGGACGAAGAAGGATATTACTGGTGCGCGGGAAGAGGCGACGATATGCTGAAAGTCGGCGGCATCTGGGTCTCACCGGTCGAAGTGGAGAATTGCATCATCGAACACCCGTCCGTACTCGAAGCCGCGGTAGTGGGACACATGGACCCGAAAGGCCTCGTAAAGCCGAAGGCATTCGTAGTGCTGAAGGAGAGTGTCGCACCGAGCAACGAGCTCGAAAAAGAAGTGAAGCAGTGGGTGCTCGACCGCATGGCAAAATACAAGTACCCGAGATGGGTAGAATTCGTAAAAGAGCTTCCGAAAAGCACCACCGGAAAGATCCAGAGATATAAACTACGCTAA
- a CDS encoding cache domain-containing protein: protein MKRSVLGMLTAIVVMALFCLFSYVQAAPQDDAKALAEKAAAYVKANGKEKAMAEFNNPKGQFSKGDLYIFANDFNGVCQANGGNPKLTGQNHLGLKDATDKYFMKEMVETAKTKGSGWINYSWTNPATKKVQAKVAWVQRVEGADCFVGCGVYK from the coding sequence GTGAAAAGATCTGTTCTTGGAATGCTCACGGCAATAGTGGTAATGGCTCTGTTCTGTCTGTTTTCGTACGTCCAGGCAGCTCCTCAGGACGATGCGAAGGCCCTGGCGGAGAAAGCGGCAGCCTACGTGAAAGCGAACGGGAAGGAGAAGGCCATGGCGGAGTTCAATAACCCAAAAGGCCAGTTCAGTAAGGGGGACCTTTACATTTTTGCGAATGATTTTAACGGAGTATGTCAGGCAAACGGCGGAAATCCGAAGCTCACAGGTCAAAATCACCTTGGGCTCAAAGATGCGACCGATAAATACTTTATGAAAGAAATGGTAGAGACTGCAAAGACCAAGGGCAGCGGATGGATCAACTATAGCTGGACGAATCCGGCGACCAAGAAGGTACAGGCGAAGGTCGCCTGGGTCCAAAGGGTAGAAGGCGCCGACTGCTTCGTGGGATGCGGCGTATATAAATAA
- the xseB gene encoding exodeoxyribonuclease VII small subunit → MKFEDGLKKLENIVKSLDNGNIPLDEALGLFKEGLSLTKELSKRLDEIEKKVEVLIKKEDGSIDKGAFDREDT, encoded by the coding sequence ATGAAATTTGAAGATGGGCTCAAGAAGCTCGAAAACATAGTGAAAAGCCTTGACAACGGCAATATCCCTCTTGACGAGGCCCTCGGCCTGTTCAAGGAAGGACTCTCCCTCACCAAAGAACTCTCCAAAAGACTTGATGAGATAGAGAAAAAGGTCGAGGTGCTGATCAAAAAAGAGGACGGCTCGATAGATAAAGGGGCCTTCGACAGGGAAGATACGTGA